A part of Agarilytica rhodophyticola genomic DNA contains:
- a CDS encoding helix-turn-helix domain-containing protein: MPQLGTAALAFALPAILGIAPSFWLYVKGITSEYPWHFTRSTVRHFILSALGFLIAIFTLILPSELTYGLLGNGDETVLENTTPVLRYLIYTALIITFLLVLGWAVQSAYYFYRIIYRLHDYRTHLKDLFASTETREIRWLSWLLLAVGGVWGASAVNIVWDNIFNIRLINDIAINAVTLIMIWSICIWGLRQKPGFEEIYNTADDSDKVLINNDQELKARTQSKYQRSALNQEQSNKIASDMKFAMTQNQLYLDNTLSLQKLAKHINTSPNYISQTLNETLGMNFFDYVNKHRIEDAQQRLLNTRDSVMDIAMAVGFNAKSSFYTAFKKETDKTPSQYRSQLK; the protein is encoded by the coding sequence ATGCCGCAACTAGGCACAGCAGCTTTAGCTTTCGCCCTGCCAGCAATATTAGGGATTGCCCCTAGTTTTTGGTTATATGTAAAAGGCATTACTTCTGAGTACCCTTGGCACTTCACTCGAAGCACTGTTCGACACTTTATATTGTCAGCACTTGGTTTTCTCATCGCTATATTTACATTGATATTACCCAGTGAACTGACATATGGACTATTAGGTAATGGTGATGAAACCGTATTAGAGAACACAACACCTGTATTACGTTATCTTATTTATACTGCTTTAATTATTACGTTCTTACTGGTACTTGGATGGGCAGTGCAATCAGCCTATTACTTCTATCGCATCATTTATCGATTACATGATTACCGTACACATTTGAAAGACTTATTTGCTAGCACTGAAACCAGAGAAATCCGCTGGTTAAGCTGGTTACTACTAGCTGTAGGTGGGGTTTGGGGGGCGAGTGCCGTCAATATTGTATGGGATAACATTTTTAACATCCGGCTTATCAATGACATTGCCATTAATGCCGTCACGTTAATAATGATTTGGAGTATATGCATTTGGGGCTTAAGGCAAAAACCGGGCTTTGAAGAGATATATAATACAGCTGACGACAGTGATAAGGTGTTGATAAATAATGATCAAGAATTAAAGGCAAGAACCCAATCAAAATACCAACGTTCAGCACTGAATCAAGAGCAATCCAATAAAATTGCCAGTGATATGAAATTCGCCATGACACAAAACCAACTGTATCTCGATAATACCTTATCTCTACAAAAACTTGCCAAACACATCAATACATCTCCCAACTATATTTCTCAAACACTCAATGAAACATTAGGAATGAACTTCTTTGACTATGTCAACAAACACCGAATAGAAGACGCACAACAGCGACTACTAAATACCCGTGACTCGGTTATGGATATAGCAATGGCAGTGGGGTTTAATGCTAAGTCTTCTTTTTATACTGCTTTTAAAAAGGAAACGGACAAAACCCCCAGCCAATATCGAAGTCAACTCAAGTGA
- a CDS encoding DUF2314 domain-containing protein, translating to MYTYANTDERMEKAFQMARDTFRFYWREMSWEYRRIIPAHDLSCVKVAFVTPENNEDTPSHEHLWVSNINFDGETIVGELLNDSIYTPTLKKGDHIEATLDDVSDWLFACEGRVFGAFTVNVMRQDMSSEELASHDDEWALNFGDPYEYEVAYSGSNDNTRYINRFDSDAQIQAPDEHPMCIAMLPQLKELLESNTEEITGADEMGWTFAHNEALAGNFSALDLMKQYGVDTNVKNHDGNTPMDLAKKLGWVKEATE from the coding sequence ATGTATACATATGCAAATACCGATGAGCGAATGGAAAAGGCTTTTCAAATGGCTAGAGATACTTTTCGCTTTTACTGGCGGGAAATGTCTTGGGAATATCGGCGTATCATTCCTGCGCATGATCTTTCATGTGTCAAAGTTGCTTTTGTCACACCCGAAAATAATGAAGATACGCCAAGTCACGAACATCTTTGGGTATCTAATATTAATTTTGATGGCGAGACAATCGTTGGAGAGTTGTTAAACGATTCTATTTATACACCAACATTGAAAAAAGGTGACCATATAGAAGCAACATTGGATGATGTAAGTGACTGGCTTTTCGCATGTGAGGGTCGCGTTTTTGGGGCCTTCACTGTCAATGTAATGCGCCAAGATATGTCGTCAGAAGAGCTAGCATCTCATGACGATGAATGGGCTCTAAACTTTGGCGACCCATACGAATATGAAGTGGCATATTCAGGCTCCAATGATAATACACGTTATATCAATCGCTTCGATAGTGATGCCCAGATCCAAGCCCCTGATGAGCACCCTATGTGTATCGCGATGCTGCCACAACTCAAAGAGCTACTAGAGAGTAACACCGAAGAAATTACCGGAGCAGATGAGATGGGTTGGACCTTTGCCCACAATGAAGCTCTAGCTGGTAACTTCTCAGCTTTGGATCTTATGAAGCAGTACGGCGTTGATACAAATGTGAAAAACCATGACGGCAATACTCCTATGGATCTGGCTAAAAAATTAGGTTGGGTAAAAGAAGCAACAGAGTAA
- a CDS encoding RCC1 domain-containing protein, producing the protein MNISINAIKLICTAICFCFVLSACNESHVAAGGAHTVAYKQGILYTWGRNDSNQVGNGETSRSVDTPISIELNLPKHVHIVDIKANLNFTTLLDSDGDVWVWGTNDQGQAGSGTVDRILKPTKIKALDKIFITDIGAGQRHVLAVSLKGRVWAWGNNGAGQLGIEVSDNNENILNPILVPNLKGIVEVEGGGAFSLAITQAGEVYAWGDNDNGQLAIDPIVVNRRHTPKLIDNIHQYVRAVSAGKDHAVALLYDGSMLSWGQNFSGQLGNGTNENMFTPSLIDTSGVKMQQISAAGNFTLAISTEGRLFSWVQNLLGSLGIGTEDSSVPLRVDFFNQPVIRVANGLGHTVVVTEEEDGSEAFWTFGLNSFGQIGIKDAPFANYIPQRVIFD; encoded by the coding sequence ATGAACATATCCATAAATGCTATCAAATTAATTTGCACAGCAATTTGTTTTTGTTTTGTATTATCTGCTTGTAATGAAAGTCATGTCGCTGCCGGCGGTGCACATACAGTTGCTTACAAACAAGGTATTTTGTATACATGGGGAAGAAACGATAGTAACCAGGTAGGCAACGGCGAAACTTCTCGTAGTGTTGATACACCTATTTCGATAGAACTCAACTTGCCCAAGCATGTTCACATAGTGGATATAAAAGCTAATTTAAATTTTACAACTTTACTCGACAGTGATGGAGACGTGTGGGTTTGGGGAACAAATGATCAGGGCCAAGCGGGTAGTGGTACTGTCGATAGAATTTTAAAGCCAACAAAAATCAAAGCGCTTGATAAAATATTTATTACTGATATAGGTGCAGGGCAACGTCATGTTTTAGCTGTGAGTCTAAAGGGAAGAGTATGGGCATGGGGGAATAATGGTGCAGGTCAGCTTGGAATAGAAGTTTCTGATAACAATGAAAATATACTTAATCCCATACTTGTGCCGAATCTGAAAGGTATCGTGGAAGTCGAGGGAGGAGGGGCATTTAGTTTAGCAATCACGCAGGCAGGAGAGGTATATGCTTGGGGTGATAATGACAACGGCCAACTCGCTATTGACCCAATTGTGGTTAACCGTCGTCATACTCCTAAATTAATCGACAATATCCACCAATATGTTCGTGCAGTGTCAGCGGGAAAAGACCATGCTGTGGCATTATTGTACGATGGTAGTATGTTGTCCTGGGGTCAGAATTTCTCCGGTCAACTTGGAAATGGTACCAATGAAAATATGTTTACCCCAAGCCTTATTGATACCTCTGGAGTTAAGATGCAGCAAATTTCAGCTGCAGGCAACTTTACTCTTGCTATATCAACAGAAGGAAGATTATTTAGCTGGGTGCAAAATTTACTCGGTAGTTTAGGCATTGGAACAGAGGATAGTAGTGTGCCGCTACGGGTAGATTTTTTTAATCAACCTGTGATCAGAGTAGCGAATGGTCTTGGCCATACCGTAGTGGTGACAGAAGAAGAGGATGGCAGTGAAGCTTTTTGGACCTTCGGACTTAATTCCTTTGGTCAGATTGGTATTAAAGACGCGCCTTTTGCTAACTACATTCCGCAACGTGTTATTTTTGATTGA
- a CDS encoding DUF2306 domain-containing protein, with translation MEIANYRRENTPVDQNSRAKKTPFNWPVVGFLLFMTAIPAIPAFFLIALVLLGPSTIEGVSSTIDPLHFSTPAAVIIHGGSGILFFLTMPFQFSPSLREKKENWHKKGGYVAVLSGYVMAISGIWLHHVLFPDIFGMRYVSLAIVSAGMCIAFSVALFCIIQRNIHSHIQWMCRAVAISLAVVTPIFLEIPIFLMLGQLDEILRLASQFMHNYDRLLGMGINLMLVEYIFYKRLRQAGMPK, from the coding sequence ATGGAAATAGCGAATTATAGACGTGAAAATACGCCGGTCGATCAAAATTCAAGAGCAAAAAAGACACCCTTTAACTGGCCTGTGGTAGGCTTTTTGTTGTTTATGACAGCAATCCCAGCTATTCCAGCCTTCTTCTTAATTGCCTTGGTATTACTCGGTCCTTCCACTATTGAGGGTGTATCATCAACTATTGATCCGCTGCATTTTAGCACTCCTGCAGCAGTTATTATCCATGGTGGCTCTGGTATATTATTCTTCCTTACTATGCCTTTCCAGTTCTCTCCTTCATTGAGAGAGAAGAAGGAAAATTGGCACAAGAAGGGCGGTTACGTTGCGGTGTTATCTGGTTATGTAATGGCTATTTCCGGAATTTGGCTACACCATGTATTATTTCCAGATATTTTTGGTATGCGCTATGTATCATTGGCAATCGTCAGCGCAGGAATGTGTATAGCGTTCTCTGTTGCCTTATTTTGCATCATCCAGCGTAATATACACTCACACATACAGTGGATGTGCCGAGCAGTGGCTATCTCACTTGCTGTCGTGACACCGATATTTCTGGAAATCCCTATTTTTCTTATGTTGGGACAGCTTGATGAGATATTGAGGTTAGCCAGCCAGTTTATGCATAACTACGACCGCCTGTTAGGCATGGGCATTAACTTAATGCTAGTCGAATACATTTTTTACAAGAGGTTACGTCAAGCTGGTATGCCCAAATAA